In Candidatus Bathyarchaeia archaeon, the sequence ACGCTATTAAATGTATGATGGATGTATAATAATATAAAAGGATTATAATCCTTTTTATTGACTGGTAAAGGTGGAACCCAATTTATCTTTGAATGCTTAGTATTTTAGCCATTTCATATCTTTAAAGGGGGGTTCTCAAGTTTACTCGGTAATGTTAAGCTGGCAGATTAAGGAGGGAGAGGAGGTCTATTAGGGTTTTTGGTTTAACTGGGAACCATATTATAAACCATATGATTTGAGTTAGGATCAATATTATTAGCAATATTCTAAACTTTTTTGATGGGGTTAAGTGGCTGGATAAACCCGTATATAATCCAGGTAGTGTTGTATAGAAGTAGAATGGGTAAACCCACCTTTGTAATCCATAGGCGAATATAACGTATGGGAGGAAGTTTGCCGCAGTCCATGTGAGACTGAATAAACCGGGAGCATTCCTATCCTTTCTGATTATTTCTTTAATTGTCAGAGGGACAATTATCCATATGCTCCACCATAATGGTGAGTATATTCCATAGTAGGCTATTGGATGGTATTCGCGGAAGATTCCGCCTCCAATAATCTCCCTCTTAGTGATTACGTAGTAGGGGATTGGTGGGAATGGGTCTAGGGGGTTAATCCATCTTAGTGGATGAATTACCTCTTCTAGGCTTTGGTATTTTAGGGTGCTATGATAGTTAAGTATGTAGATGAGGTGGTTTAGCGGGTTTCCGCCAAAGGCTCCGTAGGCGGCGTCATAGATCCATATGCCGAGCAGAAATATGATGAAGGATGCGATGGCTGTTCTTAGTGAGGGATGCAGCCATTCAAATACTAGACTCTTTAGTTTAGTCCCACTGTTTTCAGCAATCATTTTTAGTAGTGGGAAGAGTAGTATACCTAGGCTGAAGAGGGAACTGAATTTACATAATAGTGCTAAGCCGAAGAATATTCCGCCTAAATCATATCTTCTCAAAGCCAGCATTATAGATGCAGCTAAGATGAATGTTAGGGATGGAGCGTCAAGCATAGCTATTTGCCCAATATTAAAAGCCATTATATCAGATGCGAATAGGATTGCTGTAGAGAGGGAGGCAATCTTGCTTCCGGTGATTTTCAGCACAAGTATGTAAAGTAGGATTATAGATGATGAGCTGAATATTATTGGGAAGAAGCGCCAGCCAACCGGGTTATCTCCGAAAAGAATAATCCCGATCATTATGAATAATTTAACTAACGGTGGGTGCTCATTATTAACTGATTCACCCCTAAGCATTGATCTCGCTGCTTTAACATAATAAACCTCATCAAATACAAAGCCTGTCTCATAATATTTTTTGCCGCTCTCCGGACTTGGGAAATTAATAATTAGCAATCTAATAATGATAAATATAAGTGCCAGAAATATGGGGGCGAAATCAATGTTTATAAATGATTTGGGGCTTATATGCCTAGTTTTCTCAAGCGCCATACAATATTTGGCTTTTAAATAGCTTTTGATCCTATCAGACCTCTCTACGATTACAGTTTTAAGTTTAGGGGTCTTAACCCTCAAGAGGCTTTCAATTCCAAGTAGGAATATTAGGATCAAGCCGGCTATTCCCAATGTGATAATGAGGTACTCGTTAAGCTCAGTTAAAATGGAAAGACTGGGATTCACCATTCCCGTGAGACTGAAAGCGTATAGGTGGCAGTTGAAGAACCAATGCATGAGTATGGGCGCCTGAAAGCCGTAGGCTACATAGGATACTCCCATAATTAACCCCTGTATGAAGGATGATGGGAGTTTACCAACATCCCATGTTGAAGAATAATGTGAGAAGCTGAAGATCGCGGATGTTAAGATAATTATTAGCCATTCTCTTGGCTCTATACTAAAGAGAAAACCATGATCCCTAATAGCTCTTAAACCCGCCATTCTTTTGCCTATCTCGGGATCTAGAAGAGTGCGAATAGAGGATTTTAGGGTTCTACATTGTGAGGGTGATCCTTTAGCTTTAACCGTATTCATGAGGTATGTTATTAGGAATATTCCTATTGGCAGTATGCGAAAGATGAATTCTTCGATTAAGGGTGAGGTTGATAATTCTAAAAATGCCACTAGGGAATCCCTAGATATTGGGGCTTCACCTAAAGGTATACTATAGGATTCTTGTATCCGATGGATTATTTTTGAAGCAACATACGCTATACTTGATAGAAGCGGCAGGGAGAGCAGAGGATTCCTAAGATAAATTATTATTCCTTTTTCTCTATTAAGAAGCCATCTTGCACTCTTAATGGAGAGTAATCCCTTCTTAAAGGATATTATGAAACATAGAATATATACCGTTGAGAAAAATGCGAAAATAAGCCCCATGTTAACCTCAAATTGAAAATCTAGGAGTTTAATAAGGTAGATTGATTCAAACGAATAATACTGTGATATCCCCCCATAGAAGAAGAGCCATAAGCTCAGGGGTATGGCAAATATCATAAATAATAGAAGAGTGCAGACCAATATGAGAAGAGCCACATCTAATATGATCATGAATAATTTGCAGCCCCTCATTTAAGCATAAGAGGACGTGATGATTTAAGTATTTCTGGAAGCATTGTTGGCGCTTTATTTTTAGGCTGTTTGCGATGCGGGTTGCTCCGTATGCTCACCTTCCACGCTTTTCATCTGTTCCTTCCGCGGTGGAGTTGGCAGTCTGGTTCTATACATCTGTATCCCCTGCGCTGTTATTTTTGAGGCTATATATCCTAGAACAAATATTATGAGTATTGGAATTATGTAGGCAATTATGCGTGTCGCTATTACTGCGATCCCTCGGATTAATACGGCTTCCTCCCCTCCAAATTCCGGTGCTGGAATTAGTTCAGCGAATGCTGCCAGCTTGCTTGGATCATAGAGATATGTGATGCCTGCATAGAATGTGAATGCTAACAGAATTATGTCGACTAAGAATACAGCGATGCCCATGAGTGGACCGATTTTATCAACAGGGCTTTCTGAGCTACTCATATCAGGCTGCCACTAATATTTTGGTTGGAGCCTAGAGTATTTTTCGGATATTTTGGATTATAAGATTTTTCCACTATATTTTTAGGGTGACTTAAATATTTTTATTGAGATTGTTGTTGGGGATATTCATCTGGTTACCGTTTCCCTTCACCTTTTCAATGTACTCTTTTATTGCCTTGGAGATGAATTCTTCTGTGGAGCGGCATATTCCCGGTTTTATCTTTAGAATCCGCTCTATCTCCCTTATGAGATAGTCGGGTACTAAGACTTCTGTAAACTTATTTTTAATCCAGCGTTTTATAGCCACTCTTGTTGTAGTGTAGCGTCCATCGGATAGGCGAATAATTTTCCCCTCAGATTCAAGCTGATATAAGGCTTCATAAACATGATGCCTATCGATCAATTGTATGCATGATCCCAAAATGAACTTAACATCGAATGGTTCACTTCTAAACTCGACGAATTCGTATAGCTGGCTCTTTAGCTCATCCATATCGCTCATCGCTTTTCACCGCTAATCTCAACCCTAAGCCTTAGAATTTTATCTCTGACGGCATCTTTAATAAACTCCATCCTACTACGATAACCCAATATTCCGGATGAGACGATTTTATCTATCTCGTCCATTAACTCCTTAGGGATCTTAACACTGATATATCTGGCGCCTTCCTCCTCTTCCCTTCTGGAGAGACTTTTAACGATGGATTTTGGCATTTTGTATCCCCATAATTTCCCTATATATACCACATAGATGTAACAATATTTAAGCCTTACGATTATTATCCCTAATTTTTATCGTTTAAAGACCTTGTAATTCTTCTCTTAGCATATTTAGGGCTTCCTCGTAGCCTATGTCCCTCCAGCTTTCGTATGCATCCGCAACGGCGAACCATGGTCCTGAGCGTATGTTTAGGCATATTATGGTGGAGGCGCTTCTGGATAGTTTTAGTAGGGAGTTTAGGTTCCCGGTTGGCGATGCAACTATGATGCCACTAGCACCCCTAGATTTAACGAAGTTTATTGCAGCCATCATCGTGTATCCTGCGGCTATCCCATCATCCACCAGGACAACTCTTAAACTATTATAGGATGGGTATTCTCTCCCAGATCTTAACAGCATATTTCTTGTTTTTATCTCGTTGATCTGCTCTTTAACCGCTTCTTCAATATCTTTTCTGCTTAAGCCTATGGATGATGCAAATTCTTCATCAATAAAGTATCGTCCATCCGGGTCTACCGCTCCGAAACCATCTTCCCTATTCCATGGTATAAGGAGTTTTCTGCAGATTAAAATGTCGAAGTTTGCGCTTAATATTTTGGAGACTTTTATTCCAATAGGTATGCCTCCCATTGGTATAGCTAAGACCCAGTTTGATGAATCCAATACTTTCAGGCAAGCTTTGCCAAGCTCTTCGCCAGCGTGGAATCTATCCCTGAAAACATAATATTTACCTAGTAGGTCCTCATCGTAAACTATACTATTCTTTCTCTTCAACATCATTGATCCTTTAATAGAATTAGTGGGTTCTCCCTAAAATAAGTGAAGTCTCCTTAAAAAGAAGCCCAATATTTCTTGAAAGCCTCATTGCGGATACAGGGTAATTCCAAAAACTAGTTTTGTTGCCTTCGAATTCTTTCGCGGCTAGGTTTTTAAGAGGTTAAGGTGGCTGGCTGAGTTCATTTCAAAAGAGAAATGGTATTAGATGGCGCCTATTGAAATTAGTTCCTCATACTCTTCTATGTTTCTTACAAAGACCCCTATATTTCCCAGTCTAACATTTTTTAGTCCAGCATCCCTCGCCGCTATAAACGCTTTCATCATTTGTTGAAGGTTTGGCGGCTGGACATTTTTTAACTGGTATTCTGGTATAAAGGCGATTATTGCATATGGTATGTTTGGGTCAACTTGGACAAGCAACTCAGCTATACTTTTTATTTGGTCTTCTTCAACCCATCCGGGTATATATACTGTTGAAACCTCAAGTATGAAGCCTCTCTCAATTATTTCTGCTGGCAATTTTAGAATCCACTCGTTTGATGCCCCTGTTAACTCTCGATGAACCTTTTCATTATAGGCTTTAATATCAAGCCAGAATGCATCAATACCGGAATCTTTAAATAGATCTAGGTTGCTTGGCGTCAAACCGTATCCGTTTGTCTCAAACAGCACCCATAAATCCAAACCTAGCTCCTTAATTTTCCTTGCGGATTCAGCATAGAATTCCGGCTGGCACGCTAGATCCCCTCCTGTGAAGGATATTATGTTTCTGGCAGGTCCCCATGTTAAATCGTCTAGTAGGGTTATTTGGTTTATCATTATCTTTCCCGGACAATATTTTGATCTTCTTCCCGTTAGGATACATGATCCGCATCCATGGCATAGTTCATGGGCATGCCAGCTTGTCGCATGGCTTCTAGGCTCCCTATACATGTTCTCTTTGTTACGCATAAAATATTCTCTTGATATTTTTGCAATATCGTCTGAAGACATCCATGTTCCTGATGCATATCGGGTGAAACGCCATGAATGGCATTTCTTACAGCTCCAGTTGCATCCAGACTGATAAATGGAGAAGTATTGTTCAGGTGATTTGTGGGCATATGAATGTATCAACCTATATGGGGTGCTGTTCCTCCATAACAAGGATACTTTACACGCTGGCTTCCACTCACCATCACAGTATGTTAGGCATGAACCGGGCTTAAAGCCCTGCTCAACTAACCGGCATCCGTTCCGCATCTTTCCTTCCAGAAATATTCTCTCTATATTAGAATAATTGCTCTAGTAAAATTATTCCTGCATGGTTTTTATACCCTCTTCCTTCTATAATAAAATGGTCTCTGGCAACTCATAGCAATATATGTTATCTGCGGCGACAGCTATGGTGTGAATTCGTGTATCTTATAGGGGCATAGACTTACTAAGTTTGAGGCGCATTAAGAAGATTCTCGCTTACCCTAAATCCCTTAAAATTAAAGGTTGAAAACAACGTAGCTTACAATAATCTTTCTCTTTTAAGAAGCATAGTTCTTGAGAGAAAAAACTCTATCTTAGCAACTATATTCTCCATTGTTATGTTTGCTTTTTCTGGGCTTGGGTTTGATATGAATGTGTATGTGAATGTTATGTTTATTCTAGTCGTTATTGTAATGTATAATGTTCCCTCACCAGGTTTTAATATTGTCTTATTGTAGATTATGTTTGGTTTTAGCTAAGCTATTGTCTAATGATATGAGTCAAATATGAACTATAAGCAGTATTTTTATGAACTTTATCCCGTTCGTTTCCCATGCCCTTTTAATCTCTAATTAAAAGAATCCATTTATATTTATGGATTATTGAAAAAGTTTGGTGAACCATGTTATAATTTAGATTTTTATTTTCAAATCTTTTAAATTTTTATTTTTTTAGTGATTTAAGCCATTATTTTTCTTCTTCATAACTTTTTAATTTAATTTTCCTCCATTTTCAGCTAAGGGATGTTTATGGGGTCTATACGCGCCAAGAAGATGTGCTCGCTAATGCTAGCGCTGTCTTTTATCGCCTTCACTGCGTCATTAGGTTTCATAGAGTTTCTTCCATCTTGTAGTATCAGGCTACTTTTGAGGTTTAGGCCTGGTGTGCCTGATGCTGTTAGGGAGGTTGTTTTAGCCTCTCTCGGGCTTTCTGTGGTTGATTATATTCCACAGATAGATATCTTTGTTGTCTCTGTTTCAGAGAGGCTGCTATTCCCTACTAAGAATGCTTTATTGGGGAATCCGTTAATCGACTTTGTTGAGGAGGATTCCGCTGCTATTTTATCTCAAGTTCCTAATGATCCATATTATTCTAGAGAATGGCACTTGGTGAATATTAATGCCCCAGGTGCTTGGGATATCTCTACTGGCAGTAGTAGCGTTGTTATAGCTGTTCTTGATAGTGGTGTTGATCCTTCGCATCCTGATTTGGCTGGCAAGCTGCTTAAGGGCTGGAACTTCTACGATAATAATGTTGATACGGGTGATGTCTATGGTCATGGAACTAAGGTTGCTGGAACAGCGGCAGCCATAGCGAATAATGGTGTTGGTGTGGCTGGTGTTGCATGGAGTTGCATGGTTCTGCCAGTTAGGGTTACGGATATTAAT encodes:
- a CDS encoding glycosyltransferase family 39 protein, with protein sequence MIILDVALLILVCTLLLFMIFAIPLSLWLFFYGGISQYYSFESIYLIKLLDFQFEVNMGLIFAFFSTVYILCFIISFKKGLLSIKSARWLLNREKGIIIYLRNPLLSLPLLSSIAYVASKIIHRIQESYSIPLGEAPISRDSLVAFLELSTSPLIEEFIFRILPIGIFLITYLMNTVKAKGSPSQCRTLKSSIRTLLDPEIGKRMAGLRAIRDHGFLFSIEPREWLIIILTSAIFSFSHYSSTWDVGKLPSSFIQGLIMGVSYVAYGFQAPILMHWFFNCHLYAFSLTGMVNPSLSILTELNEYLIITLGIAGLILIFLLGIESLLRVKTPKLKTVIVERSDRIKSYLKAKYCMALEKTRHISPKSFINIDFAPIFLALIFIIIRLLIINFPSPESGKKYYETGFVFDEVYYVKAARSMLRGESVNNEHPPLVKLFIMIGIILFGDNPVGWRFFPIIFSSSSIILLYILVLKITGSKIASLSTAILFASDIMAFNIGQIAMLDAPSLTFILAASIMLALRRYDLGGIFFGLALLCKFSSLFSLGILLFPLLKMIAENSGTKLKSLVFEWLHPSLRTAIASFIIFLLGIWIYDAAYGAFGGNPLNHLIYILNYHSTLKYQSLEEVIHPLRWINPLDPFPPIPYYVITKREIIGGGIFREYHPIAYYGIYSPLWWSIWIIVPLTIKEIIRKDRNAPGLFSLTWTAANFLPYVIFAYGLQRWVYPFYFYTTLPGLYTGLSSHLTPSKKFRILLIILILTQIIWFIIWFPVKPKTLIDLLSLLNLPA
- a CDS encoding ribbon-helix-helix domain-containing protein; this encodes MPKSIVKSLSRREEEEGARYISVKIPKELMDEIDKIVSSGILGYRSRMEFIKDAVRDKILRLRVEISGEKR
- a CDS encoding phosphoribosyltransferase family protein; this encodes MMLKRKNSIVYDEDLLGKYYVFRDRFHAGEELGKACLKVLDSSNWVLAIPMGGIPIGIKVSKILSANFDILICRKLLIPWNREDGFGAVDPDGRYFIDEEFASSIGLSRKDIEEAVKEQINEIKTRNMLLRSGREYPSYNSLRVVLVDDGIAAGYTMMAAINFVKSRGASGIIVASPTGNLNSLLKLSRSASTIICLNIRSGPWFAVADAYESWRDIGYEEALNMLREELQGL
- a CDS encoding radical SAM protein, with amino-acid sequence MRNGCRLVEQGFKPGSCLTYCDGEWKPACKVSLLWRNSTPYRLIHSYAHKSPEQYFSIYQSGCNWSCKKCHSWRFTRYASGTWMSSDDIAKISREYFMRNKENMYREPRSHATSWHAHELCHGCGSCILTGRRSKYCPGKIMINQITLLDDLTWGPARNIISFTGGDLACQPEFYAESARKIKELGLDLWVLFETNGYGLTPSNLDLFKDSGIDAFWLDIKAYNEKVHRELTGASNEWILKLPAEIIERGFILEVSTVYIPGWVEEDQIKSIAELLVQVDPNIPYAIIAFIPEYQLKNVQPPNLQQMMKAFIAARDAGLKNVRLGNIGVFVRNIEEYEELISIGAI